In Primulina huaijiensis isolate GDHJ02 chromosome 6, ASM1229523v2, whole genome shotgun sequence, a single window of DNA contains:
- the LOC140978440 gene encoding ankyrin repeat-containing protein At5g02620-like — translation MEPIMEKQRSFRGIVVEKQMSFKGLMEKQKSFRLAMERQLSFGGERKKNKDSPGKRGDSPLHLAARAGNLGRVKEIIQKFDNINNGVTDLLSNQNQEGETPLYVSAENGHVSVVGELLSYSNVEVASLAASNGYDPFHVAAKQGHLDVLKELLRFFPSLIMTTDVTNSTALHTAAAQGHVHVVNLLLDIDSNLAKIARNNGKTVLHTAARMGHLEVVKSLLEKDPTTGFRTDRKGQTALHMAVKGQNVDIVMELIKPDPTVLKLEDSKGNTALHIGTRKGRIQIVRCLIVNEDIDLNATNSSGETPLDIASKFETPELVTILKEAGAMHSKDHGKPQSAAKQLKQTVSDIKHDVQSQLQQSRQTGFRVRKIAKKVKKLHLEGLNNAISYATVVAVLIATVAFAAIFTVPGQYVEKKTDGFALGEANIANNAAFVVFFLFDSFALFISLAVVLVQTSVVVIEHQAKKQLMFVINKLMWLACLFISIAFISLTYIVVGAHEKWLAIYATVLGSIIMMTTIGSMCYCVVQHRLEDSRMRTIRRDGTLTRSFSMSNMVSDPETYSERYKRMYAV, via the exons ATGGAGCCTATCATGGAGAAACAAAGGAGTTTTCGTGGTATAGTGGTGGAGAAACAGATGAGCTTTAAAGGGTTAATGGAGAAGCAGAAAAGCTTCAGGCTAGCAATGGAGAGGCAGCTGAGTTTTGGTGGTGAGAGGAAAAAGAACAAGGATTCACCGGGGAAGCGAGGGGATTCCCCTCTTCATCTTGCCGCTCGGGCGGGGAATTTAGGGAGAGTGAAAGAAATAAttcagaaatttgataatattaatAACGGTGTAACAGATTTGCTGTCGAATCAGAACCAAGAAGGCGAGACTCCTTTATATGTTTCTGCAGAAAACGGGCATGTATCGGTTGTTGGGGAGTTATTGAGTTATTCGAATGTTGAGGTTGCCTCCCTTGCGGCTAGTAATGGCTATGATCCCTTCCATGTGGCTGCCAAGCAGGGTCATCTTG ATGTGCTGAAGGAACTGCTTCGTTTTTTCCCCAGCCTAATCATGACCACAGATGTTACCAATTCTACTGCCTTACACACAGCAGCTGCTCAGGGACATGTTCACGTGGTAAACCTCCTTCTGGATATTGATTCCAACCTAGCCAAGATCGCTCGCAATAATGGGAAGACTGTGCTTCACACGGCAGCGAGGATGGGCCATTTGGAAGTAGTAAAATCCCTTTTGGAAAAAGATCCGACTACTGGTTTCAGAACCGATAGAAAAGGCCAAACAGCATTGCATATGGCTGTTAAGGGGCAGAACGTAGATATTGTTATGGAGCTTATAAAACCAGACCCGACTGTATTAAAGTTGGAAGATAGCAAGGGCAACACTGCCCTCCATATTGGAACAAGAAAAGGCCGTATTCAG ATAGTACGATGTTTAATAGTCAATGAGGATATTGACTTAAATGCAACTAATAGTTCTGGAGAGACGCCTCTGGATATTGCCAGCAAGTTTGAAACTCCCGAACTAGTTACCATCTTGAAGGAAGCAGGAGCTATGCATTCTAAAGATCATGGGAAACCACAAAGTGCGGCAAAGCAACTCAAGCAGACCGTCAGTGACATTAAACATGATGTCCAGTCCCAACTCCAGCAGAGTCGCCAGACTGGCTTCAGGGTACGAAAAATTGCCAAGAAAGTTAAGAAGCTTCACCTTGAGGGTCTTAATAATGCCATAAGTTATGCAACAGTCGTGGCTGTCCTTATTGCTACAGTTGCTTTTGCCGCCATCTTCACAGTACCTGGCCAATATGTCGAGAAGAAAACTGATGGATTCGCTTTAGGGGAGGCCAACATAGCAAATAATGCAGCTTTTGTAGTCTTCTTTCTTTTCGACAGTTTTGCCTTGTTCATCTCCCTGGCTGTAGTCCTGGTTCAAACATCTGTGGTTGTGATCGAGCACCAGGCCAAGAAGCAGCTCATGTTCGTTATAAACAAGCTTATGTGGTTGGCTTGTCTCTTTATTTCAATTGCTTTTATTTCGCTTACATATATTGTGGTTGGAGCTCATGAGAAATGGCTTGCTATATATGCTACCGTGCTCGGTTCCATTATAATGATGACTACAATTGGCTCAATGTGCTATTGTGTGGTTCAGCACCGGTTGGAAGACTCGAGAATGAGAACCATAAGGAGAGATGGGACACTCACACGTTCTTTTTCAATGTCTAATATGGTGTCGGATCCAGAGACATACAGCGAGAGATACAAGAGGATGTACGCTGTTTAG
- the LOC140978772 gene encoding fatty acyl-CoA reductase 2, chloroplastic-like produces MSRIQSQLFCCPNKFPTINHEKIKLSFLCSTSNKKYYTTRDNNLKINAFDIPCRILRHPLESELPLMEEYGKNHGGVGIDKFFQGKNIFITGATGLVGKVLVEKILRSTPVGKIYALVKAKNKEAALDRLTKEIINSELFKCLQEQHGKSYASFVRNKLIPIVGDITEPNLGMDNDSANAITKEVNVIIQSAASTTLNDRYDLLIELNANAPQRLMRFAKSCKNLNLFVHLSTAYVNGRREGMILEKPLTMGENVRNKEDDQNENGSCSFPRLDLGDESWLSRRSCINSSDEDLIIDATKYLKKLGQERSEFYGWYNAYHMTKAMGEMAIHEIKGEVPVLIIRPSVIESCYQGPFPGWIQGNRMYDPVILSFGKGQLPAYLADPQVSMDIIPVDMVANTIVAAIAKHGLLAKPGLNVYHVASAARNPLPFCDFFDMIHEYFASTPLPNSKRESYVIKKMNYFDNFNDFSEHTRREIWERYRSTNSAVGTDEKVVIRQCKAKVAYAEQLCKMYEFVGFIKGRFHTGNTQRLLQEMSEEELISFEIDVTKIDWRKYFQEIHIPGLRKYVLNDHKNICP; encoded by the exons ATGTCACGAATCCAGAGCCAGTTATTTTGCTGTCCAAACAAATTTCCTACCATAAACCATGAAAAAATCAAGCTTTCATTTTTATGTAGTACTagcaacaaaaaatattatacgaCACGagacaataatttgaaaataaatgcCTTCGACATACCATGTCGAATACTCCGCCACCCTCTCGAATCGGAGCTTCCATTGATGGAAGAGTATGGCAAGAACCACGGCGGAGTAGGGATCGATAAGTTTTTCCAAGGGAAAAACATATTTATCACCGGTGCGACAGGTCTCGTTGGAAAAG TTCTGGTGGAGAAGATATTAAGATCGACACCAGTGGGAAAGATTTATGCATTAGTCAAGGCAAAGAATAAGGAAGCTGCATTAGACAGATTGACAAAAGAG ATTATAAACTCCGAGCTATTCAAATGTCTGCAAGAACAACATGGGAAATCATATGCTTCGTTTGTAAGGAACAAGTTGATTCCCATCGTCGGAGATATCACCGAACCCAACCTTGGAATGGATAATGATTCCGCAAATGCGATTACAAAGGAAGTAAATGTGATTATACAATCTGCAGCTAGCACAACTCTGAATGACAG gtaTGACTTGTTGATTGAGTTGAACGCCAATGCACCTCAAAGATTGATGAGGTTTGCCAAATCATGCAAGAATCTCAACCTTTTTGTCCATTTATCCACTG CATATGTCAATGGAAGAAGGGAGGGGATGATCTTGGAAAAGCCATTGACGATGGGAGAAAATGTGAGAAATAAGGAGGATGATCAGAATGAGAATGGTTCGTGTTCGTTTCCTCGGTTAGATTTAGGCGACGAGTCATGGCTGTCGAGGAGATCGTGCATCAATTCCTCTGATGAAGATCTAATTATCGATGCTAccaaatatttgaaaaagttgGGACAAGAAAG ATCAGAATTTTACGGATGGTATAATGCTTATCATATGACAAAAGCCATGGGGGAGATGGCTATCCATGAAATCAAAGGAGAGGTACCTGTGCTCATTATCAGACCCTCTGTTATTGAAAGTTGTTACCAAGGTCCTTTTCCTGGATGGATACAAGGAAATAG GATGTATGATCCCGTGATCCTTTCTTTTGGAAAAGGCCAACTTCCAGCTTATTTGGCTGATCCCCAAGTTAGCATGGACATT ATACCGGTGGATATGGTGGCGAATACCATCGTTGCAGCTATTGCAAAGCATGGGCTTTTAGCAAAACCGGGACTGAATGTGTACCATGTGGCATCCGCTGCTAGAAACCCGTTGCCATTTTGCGACTTTTTCGACATGATTCACGAATACTTTGCTTCGACACCGCTACCGAATTCGAAACGTGAGAGCTATGTGATCAAGAAAATGAACTATTTCGACAATTTCAATGACTTCTCTGAACACACCCGACGCGAAATATGGGAGCGTTACAGGTCGACAAACAGTGCTGTTGGGACGGATGAAAAAGTAGTTATAAGACAATGCAAAGCCAAGGTTGCATATGCCGAGCAACTTTGCAAGATGTATGAATTTGTAGGATTCATTAAAGGAAG GTTCCATACGGGTAATACTCAGAGATTATTACAAGAAATGTCGGAAGAAGAGCTAATAAGCTTTGAAATAGATGTGACAAAAATAGATTGGAGAAAgtattttcaagaaattcaCATTCCCGGTTTGAGAAAATATGTGCTTAATGATCACAAAAATATATGTCCATAA